In Spirochaetaceae bacterium, one DNA window encodes the following:
- a CDS encoding hydantoinase/oxoprolinase family protein: MSNWITRVATDVGGTFTDLVRFDVDPKSGRSRVTTAKTATTPPDFERGVLDVLRKGGVALPEIGFLAHGTTVVINALTERTGAKVGLITTEGFRDTLEIARGNRPDLFNLHYRKPKPFVPRYLRRELPGRMNYRGTEVRPVDLSPLAAIVADFRADGVEAVAICFLHSYANDAHERAAEAEVRRLWPGIYAVSSHRIAREWREYERTSTAVLSAYVQPTAERYLRRLSDGLASRGFAGSPYVMQSNGGVDSLQAAARTPITMIESGPSSGVWGAAQLGALIGDANIIALDIGGTTAKCSLVDRGNIRIVNDYWIGRDGRTAGYPVMVPVVDMVEIGNGGGSVAWVDEFGKLHVGPRSAGAVPGPAAYGMGGTDATTTDANLWLGRINRDNFSRGRSGGGGGGRGGGEMQADMEAVEAALREVGGRLGMDPDQAAAGIVRIANNNMVNALKLVSLNRGFDPRDFTLIAFGGGGGMHAVALAAELGISKVVIPADAAVFSAWGMMMSDLRRDYIATRLLDLVPDNAAAIESALAETEEAARAQFRGEGVDSGGLSFTRFGTFRYQNQEHTTEVALGTGVVTANRIREIRRAFETGYEREYTYRLDAPVEMVGIHVIATATVGRVEMRKRELGPASATGAQKGSRKVDFAQEGIMEAAIYDAGRLRPGMRFAGPAIVEDAASTVVVHRGNEARVDGFGNVVIHIHQ; encoded by the coding sequence ATGAGTAACTGGATCACCCGGGTGGCGACCGATGTCGGCGGCACGTTCACGGACCTGGTCCGATTCGACGTCGATCCCAAGTCCGGCCGGTCGCGGGTGACCACGGCGAAGACGGCAACGACGCCGCCGGATTTCGAACGCGGCGTCCTGGACGTGCTGCGCAAAGGCGGCGTGGCGCTGCCCGAGATCGGCTTTCTCGCCCACGGCACGACCGTCGTGATCAACGCCCTCACCGAGCGCACGGGGGCGAAGGTCGGATTGATTACCACCGAGGGCTTTCGGGACACGCTGGAAATAGCGCGCGGCAACCGGCCCGACCTGTTCAACCTGCACTACCGAAAGCCGAAGCCGTTTGTGCCGCGCTACCTGCGCCGCGAGCTGCCGGGCCGGATGAACTATCGCGGCACGGAAGTGCGGCCGGTGGACCTGTCGCCCCTGGCGGCGATCGTTGCGGACTTCCGCGCCGACGGCGTGGAGGCGGTCGCCATCTGCTTCCTGCACTCCTACGCCAATGATGCGCACGAACGCGCCGCCGAAGCGGAGGTGCGGCGTCTCTGGCCCGGCATCTACGCGGTGTCGTCACACCGCATCGCGCGCGAGTGGCGCGAGTACGAGCGCACCAGCACGGCGGTCCTTTCCGCCTACGTGCAGCCGACCGCCGAACGCTACCTGCGGCGTCTGAGCGACGGCCTCGCCAGCCGGGGGTTCGCGGGCAGCCCCTACGTGATGCAGTCCAACGGCGGCGTCGACTCGCTGCAGGCCGCGGCACGGACGCCGATCACGATGATCGAATCGGGGCCCTCCTCGGGTGTCTGGGGCGCCGCCCAACTCGGCGCGCTGATCGGCGATGCGAACATCATCGCCCTCGACATCGGCGGCACCACGGCGAAGTGCTCGCTCGTCGACCGCGGCAACATCAGGATCGTGAACGACTACTGGATCGGGCGGGACGGCAGGACGGCGGGCTACCCGGTGATGGTGCCGGTGGTCGACATGGTCGAGATCGGCAACGGCGGCGGTTCGGTAGCCTGGGTCGACGAGTTCGGGAAGCTGCACGTGGGGCCGCGTTCGGCAGGCGCCGTGCCCGGTCCGGCGGCCTACGGCATGGGCGGCACGGACGCCACCACCACCGACGCGAACCTGTGGCTGGGAAGAATCAACCGCGACAACTTCAGCCGGGGCCGTAGCGGGGGCGGTGGCGGCGGCCGAGGCGGCGGCGAAATGCAAGCGGACATGGAGGCGGTGGAAGCGGCGCTGCGGGAGGTCGGCGGCAGGCTCGGCATGGACCCGGACCAGGCGGCGGCCGGGATCGTGCGCATCGCCAACAACAACATGGTCAACGCGCTCAAGCTGGTGTCGCTGAACCGGGGGTTCGACCCGCGCGATTTCACGCTGATCGCGTTTGGCGGCGGCGGCGGCATGCACGCGGTGGCGCTGGCCGCCGAACTCGGCATCTCCAAGGTGGTGATCCCGGCGGACGCGGCCGTGTTCTCGGCCTGGGGCATGATGATGTCCGATCTGCGCCGCGACTACATCGCCACCCGGCTGCTGGACCTGGTGCCGGACAACGCGGCGGCGATCGAGAGCGCCCTGGCCGAGACCGAGGAGGCGGCGCGGGCGCAGTTCCGGGGCGAGGGCGTCGACAGCGGAGGACTGTCGTTCACGAGGTTCGGCACGTTCCGCTACCAGAACCAGGAGCACACCACCGAGGTGGCGCTCGGCACCGGTGTGGTGACGGCGAACCGCATCCGGGAAATCAGAAGGGCGTTCGAAACCGGGTACGAACGCGAATACACGTACCGCCTCGATGCTCCGGTGGAGATGGTCGGTATCCACGTCATCGCCACGGCAACCGTCGGCCGCGTGGAGATGAGGAAGCGGGAGCTGGGCCCGGCAAGCGCAACCGGGGCGCAGAAGGGTTCCCGCAAGGTGGACTTCGCGCAGGAGGGGATCATGGAGGCGGCGATCTACGACGCCGGCAGACTCAGGCCGGGCATGCGGTTCGCCGGCCCGGCCATCGTCGAGGATGCGGCGTCGACCGTGGTCGTGCACCGCGGCAACGAGGCGCGGGTCGACGGCTTCGGCAACGTCGTCATCCACATTCACCAGTGA
- a CDS encoding hydantoinase B/oxoprolinase family protein, protein MHDPITLEIIQNSVQAAADEMFAAMRRTAMSSIIYEVLDMGTGILDASGEIASSGAGIPAFIGVLDKSVKFIAARFDQHGDIEPGDVFATNDPYYGGVTHLSDIVVMMPVFHGGRLIAWTATIAHHSDVGGMAPGSLTGEASSIFQEGVRLPAIKIIARGQTNEAVMQIIKVNSRMPDVLEGDLWASIASVRVGARRIEALAEKYGTDTFTAAIGRFMEFGERASLSALSRLPRGTFELTEEQDNGQAYHVRITITADRFTVDLRNNPEQLDGPLNTSRDSAMVAAQMIFKSLTDPYTPANGGSFRPVELLTHKGTVFDAREPAALGFYYEIGLRVYDLMWRCLAGHVPDRLAAGHFASICGTFIGGVHPDTGRQYTVIEPQLGGWGASTGGDGNTAMFSGFHGETYNCPAEVSEARNGLIVDQMRLNTEPGGEGRHAGGRGIVLDYRVRSENGFLTVGYTRSKFPAWGVEGGRDGSPNYIEFIPKEGERRRFAHVSELATGKDDVIRVFTGSGGGCGDPRERDPELVRTDVRNSLLSPEHARDVYGVET, encoded by the coding sequence ATGCATGACCCGATTACGCTCGAGATCATTCAGAACTCGGTCCAGGCGGCGGCCGACGAAATGTTCGCGGCCATGCGCAGGACGGCAATGAGCTCGATCATCTACGAAGTGCTCGACATGGGCACCGGCATCCTGGACGCCAGCGGAGAGATCGCGTCCTCCGGGGCGGGGATTCCCGCGTTCATCGGTGTGCTCGACAAGTCGGTGAAGTTCATCGCCGCCCGGTTCGACCAGCACGGGGACATCGAGCCGGGCGACGTGTTCGCCACCAACGATCCCTATTACGGCGGCGTCACGCACCTCAGCGACATCGTGGTGATGATGCCGGTGTTCCACGGCGGACGGCTGATCGCCTGGACCGCCACCATCGCCCACCACTCGGACGTGGGGGGCATGGCGCCGGGATCGCTGACCGGGGAGGCCAGCTCGATCTTCCAGGAGGGCGTGCGGCTGCCCGCGATCAAGATCATCGCGCGCGGCCAGACCAACGAAGCGGTGATGCAGATCATCAAGGTCAACTCGCGCATGCCGGACGTGCTCGAAGGCGACCTGTGGGCATCGATCGCCTCGGTACGGGTCGGGGCGAGGCGGATCGAGGCGCTCGCGGAGAAGTACGGCACCGACACGTTCACCGCGGCGATCGGGCGTTTCATGGAGTTCGGCGAGCGGGCGTCGCTGAGCGCGCTCTCGAGGCTGCCCCGCGGCACGTTCGAGTTGACGGAAGAGCAGGACAACGGCCAGGCCTACCACGTGCGCATCACCATCACCGCGGACCGCTTCACGGTCGATCTGCGCAACAACCCCGAACAGCTCGACGGACCGCTGAACACCAGCCGCGACAGCGCGATGGTCGCCGCGCAGATGATCTTCAAGTCGCTCACCGATCCCTACACGCCGGCGAACGGCGGTTCGTTCCGCCCGGTCGAGCTATTGACGCACAAGGGCACCGTGTTCGATGCGCGCGAGCCGGCCGCGCTCGGCTTCTACTACGAGATCGGGCTGCGCGTGTACGACCTTATGTGGCGCTGCCTGGCGGGCCACGTGCCCGACCGCCTGGCGGCCGGCCACTTCGCATCGATCTGCGGCACCTTCATCGGCGGCGTCCATCCCGACACCGGGCGCCAGTACACGGTGATCGAACCGCAACTCGGCGGCTGGGGGGCGAGCACGGGCGGCGACGGCAACACCGCCATGTTCAGCGGATTCCACGGCGAGACCTACAACTGCCCGGCCGAGGTCAGCGAGGCGCGCAACGGCCTGATCGTCGACCAGATGCGGCTGAACACGGAGCCGGGCGGCGAGGGCAGGCATGCCGGCGGCCGCGGCATCGTGCTGGACTACCGGGTGCGGTCCGAAAACGGCTTTCTGACCGTGGGCTACACGCGCTCGAAGTTTCCCGCCTGGGGCGTGGAGGGCGGGCGCGACGGTTCGCCCAACTACATCGAGTTCATCCCCAAGGAGGGCGAGCGGCGGCGGTTCGCCCACGTGTCGGAGCTGGCCACCGGCAAGGACGACGTGATCCGCGTGTTCACCGGCAGCGGCGGCGGCTGCGGCGACCCGCGCGAGCGCGACCCTGAGCTGGTGCGCACCGACGTGCGCAATAGCCTGCTCTCGCCGGAGCACGCCCGCGACGTGTACGGCGTGGAAACCTGA
- a CDS encoding aspartate/glutamate racemase family protein: MADGGPLKLMYLNPVGTPDYDEVFAAMARTVKLPGTEVHVTSLKPVDGAFTHIEYRSYEAVVSTGIVRAARAAAAEGFDALAIGCFYDTALLDAREVSGAMVVTAPCAAALEIAASLANRFGIIVGRRKWVHQMHATVRDNGMADRLSGFYPVELGVSDFQTDHAETERRLTAAGRKAIEEDYAEALILGCTLEIGFHDRLSQALGVPVIDPSIAALKRAEYAADLKRTCGWNPSRRWSCEPPPEAEIAAFGIIGDTDVFGNRLVVAAE, translated from the coding sequence ATGGCAGACGGCGGCCCGCTGAAGCTGATGTACCTGAATCCGGTCGGCACGCCCGATTACGACGAGGTGTTCGCCGCCATGGCGCGCACCGTGAAGCTGCCCGGCACCGAGGTGCACGTCACCTCGTTGAAGCCGGTCGACGGCGCCTTCACCCACATCGAGTACCGCTCTTACGAGGCCGTCGTGTCGACCGGCATCGTGCGGGCGGCGCGCGCGGCCGCCGCGGAGGGGTTCGACGCGCTGGCCATCGGCTGCTTCTACGACACCGCCCTGCTCGACGCGCGCGAGGTATCCGGCGCCATGGTGGTGACGGCACCGTGCGCCGCCGCGCTGGAGATCGCGGCGAGCCTCGCCAACCGGTTCGGCATCATCGTCGGGCGCCGCAAGTGGGTGCACCAGATGCACGCCACGGTGCGCGACAACGGCATGGCCGACCGGCTGAGCGGCTTCTACCCGGTGGAGCTGGGCGTGAGCGACTTCCAGACCGATCACGCCGAAACCGAGCGGCGCCTCACGGCAGCCGGCAGGAAGGCGATCGAGGAAGACTACGCGGAGGCGCTGATCCTCGGCTGCACCCTGGAGATCGGTTTCCACGACCGCCTCTCGCAGGCGCTCGGCGTCCCCGTGATCGACCCTTCGATCGCGGCGCTGAAGCGCGCCGAATACGCCGCCGACCTGAAGCGCACGTGCGGCTGGAACCCGAGCCGCCGCTGGTCCTGCGAGCCCCCGCCGGAAGCCGAGATCGCCGCCTTCGGCATCATCGGCGACACCGACGTGTTCGGCAACCGGCTCGTGGTTGCCGCGGAGTAG
- a CDS encoding sulfatase, whose product MPARPNIVFVFSDQHRARTTGYEGAAVATPAMVRLAAEGVVFDTAVSSIPVCTPWRAALLTGQYPLTSGVFLNDVRLPTDRPTLGTILCDAGYDTAYIGKWHLDGNRRGAFTPPGPRRQGFRFWAAANCTHDYLRSFYYRDTPERLWWDRYDAAAQTDMAVDYIASRQAGEPFALMLSWGPPHNPYRDVPRKYLDRYPAADVEVPANCPDPVREDLAGYCAHVTALDEQLGRIDAAIDAAGLRDDTIFVYTSDHGDMLGSQGMTRKQHPWDESIRVPFLLRCPDQAGRGRHLSFPFGVVDILPTLLGLAGVPIPETVEGRDVSSAIRGEPFAEPEHSLTMCIAPFAEYVGAPWRGVRSARYSYARWLDGRGILYDTAADPDQLDNRYGNPACAALQRRLEDAMRQLLAERADPFLPAAHYIERYGFTVDERGAVPYTP is encoded by the coding sequence ATGCCCGCCCGCCCCAACATCGTGTTCGTCTTTTCCGATCAGCACCGGGCGCGGACGACCGGCTACGAGGGCGCGGCCGTCGCCACGCCGGCGATGGTCCGCCTGGCGGCGGAGGGCGTGGTGTTCGACACGGCGGTCTCCAGCATCCCCGTGTGCACGCCGTGGCGCGCCGCGCTGCTCACCGGGCAGTACCCGCTCACCAGCGGCGTGTTCCTCAACGACGTGCGGCTGCCCACCGACCGTCCGACCCTCGGTACGATCCTTTGCGACGCCGGCTACGACACGGCGTACATCGGCAAGTGGCACCTGGACGGCAATCGCCGCGGCGCGTTCACGCCGCCGGGCCCGCGCCGGCAGGGGTTCCGGTTCTGGGCCGCCGCCAACTGCACGCACGACTACCTGCGATCGTTCTACTACCGGGACACGCCGGAGCGGCTGTGGTGGGACCGTTACGACGCCGCGGCGCAGACCGACATGGCGGTCGACTACATCGCCTCGCGGCAGGCGGGCGAGCCGTTCGCCCTGATGCTTTCCTGGGGGCCGCCGCACAACCCCTACCGCGACGTGCCGCGGAAGTACCTGGACCGCTATCCGGCGGCGGACGTCGAGGTCCCGGCGAACTGCCCGGACCCGGTCCGCGAAGACCTCGCCGGGTACTGCGCCCACGTCACCGCGCTGGACGAGCAACTGGGCCGCATCGACGCCGCCATCGACGCGGCCGGGCTGCGCGACGACACCATCTTCGTCTACACCTCCGACCACGGCGACATGCTGGGCTCGCAGGGGATGACCCGCAAGCAGCACCCCTGGGACGAGTCGATCCGGGTGCCATTTCTCCTGCGTTGCCCGGACCAGGCGGGCCGCGGCCGCCACCTCTCGTTTCCGTTCGGCGTGGTCGACATTCTGCCGACGCTGCTCGGCCTCGCCGGCGTGCCGATTCCCGAAACCGTGGAGGGCCGCGACGTGTCGTCCGCCATCCGCGGCGAGCCGTTCGCGGAGCCGGAGCACTCCCTCACCATGTGCATCGCTCCGTTCGCGGAATACGTCGGCGCCCCCTGGCGCGGCGTCCGCTCCGCCCGCTACAGCTACGCGCGCTGGCTGGACGGGCGGGGCATCCTGTACGACACCGCGGCCGACCCCGACCAACTCGACAACCGCTACGGCAACCCCGCATGCGCCGCCCTGCAGCGCCGCCTGGAAGACGCCATGCGGCAACTCCTCGCCGAGCGCGCCGACCCGTTCCTGCCCGCCGCCCACTACATCGAACGTTACGGATTCACCGTCGACGAGCGCGGCGCCGTCCCCTACACACCGTGA
- a CDS encoding DEAD/DEAH box helicase family protein, whose translation MILKEYQQRALAAVRSLLDELARQRDRAAKVRGIDPELKLDWAREAWEKAVPARPYVRRTTGTGEPLPAFCLKIPTGGGKTLLATRVIDLVHAKLLYRQTGLVLWIVPTTQIYRQTLAALKDRDHPYRQQLDLASAGRTMVLEKTSGFRPADVAGSLCILLLMLPSANRETKEQLRMFRDSGGFDRFFPADDDAAGHRALLERVPNLDTFAGGGFWGRQIKTSLGNTLRLLRPMIVLDEGHKAYSSNAKATLEGFNPSLIVELSATPTAEANVLIEIFGRDLNEEEMIKLDLHIRNRSSTSWKDTLLAAVEHRAKLEERARRHDAASGMHIRPICLIQVERTGRDQRLPGVVHAEDAREYLMEHPDIGAEQIAIKTSARDDLKEVDDAGGLLVRDCQIRFIITKQALQEGWDCAFAYVLAILTRPSSRSALTQLVGRILRQPYARKTGDRWLDESYVFCFQRQSVELLREVRRGFNREGLGDLEPKLADDGDSPMEPAASVVHRQRRRFRRAARDLVLPAFMIRDGSTWRPAHYEADILSRTPWDEVDVTPLYDLPLGERPGDDIEMQVGVDGGIAAASTYAAPDRAGGGGHLDHAFAASHLLDVMPNPWRGSEVARRVFGALLERHDRDLVVSNHGFILEELHKRLELERDRLARGAFVNLLDTGVMRFIVAAEDFGFNRLPRQIKAVPATQANRVDGTQYLLNLFDRTDDNELNALENRVATFLDQQERLFFWYRNRARQDYYVQGWKRGKIYADFIFTLKPDDPDATDPFHQVFVVETKGLHLKEAADTEYKRSVFDICSRHATRRDWAEFVPAMRGRPMRFEVVDEAEWQRRLTELLTG comes from the coding sequence ATGATCCTCAAGGAGTACCAGCAACGCGCGCTGGCCGCCGTACGCAGCCTCCTCGATGAGCTCGCGCGGCAGCGCGACAGGGCAGCCAAGGTGCGGGGGATCGATCCGGAGTTGAAGCTGGATTGGGCGCGCGAAGCCTGGGAGAAGGCCGTGCCGGCGCGTCCGTACGTGCGGCGCACCACCGGCACGGGTGAGCCGCTGCCCGCGTTCTGCCTCAAGATTCCCACCGGCGGCGGCAAGACGCTGCTGGCGACGCGCGTGATCGACCTCGTGCACGCCAAGTTGCTCTACCGCCAGACCGGGCTGGTGCTGTGGATCGTACCCACCACCCAGATCTACCGGCAGACGCTGGCGGCGCTGAAGGACCGCGATCATCCGTACCGCCAGCAGCTCGACCTCGCATCCGCCGGCCGCACCATGGTCCTGGAGAAGACCAGCGGGTTCCGGCCGGCGGACGTGGCCGGCAGTCTGTGCATCCTGCTGCTGATGCTCCCGTCCGCCAACCGCGAGACCAAGGAACAACTGCGCATGTTTCGCGACAGCGGCGGGTTCGACCGCTTCTTCCCCGCCGATGACGACGCCGCCGGCCATCGCGCCTTGCTGGAACGGGTACCGAACCTGGACACGTTCGCGGGCGGCGGCTTCTGGGGCCGGCAGATCAAGACGTCGCTCGGCAACACCCTGCGCCTGCTGCGCCCGATGATCGTGCTGGACGAGGGCCACAAGGCATACAGCAGCAACGCCAAGGCAACGCTGGAGGGGTTCAACCCGTCGCTGATCGTGGAGCTGTCGGCGACGCCCACCGCCGAGGCGAACGTGCTGATCGAGATCTTCGGCCGCGACCTGAATGAGGAGGAGATGATCAAGCTCGACCTGCACATCAGGAATCGGTCGAGCACGAGCTGGAAGGACACCTTGTTGGCGGCCGTCGAGCACCGGGCAAAGCTGGAGGAACGTGCGCGGCGCCACGACGCCGCCAGCGGCATGCACATCCGCCCGATCTGCCTGATTCAGGTGGAGCGCACCGGCCGCGACCAGCGGCTGCCCGGCGTCGTACACGCCGAGGACGCGCGCGAGTACCTCATGGAGCACCCCGACATCGGCGCGGAGCAGATCGCGATCAAGACCAGCGCCCGCGACGACCTCAAGGAGGTCGATGACGCCGGCGGCCTGCTGGTGCGCGACTGCCAGATCCGGTTCATCATCACCAAGCAGGCGCTGCAGGAGGGCTGGGACTGCGCCTTCGCCTACGTGCTGGCGATCCTCACGCGCCCCAGCTCCAGGAGCGCGCTGACCCAGCTCGTGGGCCGCATCCTGCGCCAGCCCTACGCGCGCAAGACCGGCGACCGCTGGCTGGACGAGAGCTACGTGTTCTGCTTCCAGCGCCAGAGCGTCGAACTCCTGCGCGAGGTGCGCCGGGGATTCAATCGCGAGGGGCTCGGCGACCTGGAACCCAAGCTGGCTGACGACGGCGACAGCCCCATGGAGCCCGCGGCGTCCGTCGTGCACAGACAACGCAGGCGGTTCCGGCGGGCGGCACGCGACCTCGTGCTGCCAGCATTCATGATCCGCGACGGCAGCACGTGGCGTCCGGCGCACTACGAAGCCGACATTCTGTCACGCACGCCGTGGGACGAGGTGGATGTGACCCCGCTCTACGACCTGCCGCTCGGCGAACGGCCGGGCGACGACATCGAGATGCAGGTCGGCGTGGACGGCGGTATTGCAGCGGCTTCCACGTATGCCGCTCCCGACCGTGCCGGGGGCGGCGGCCACCTGGACCATGCGTTCGCCGCCAGCCACCTGCTCGATGTGATGCCGAACCCGTGGCGCGGCAGTGAGGTCGCGCGCCGCGTGTTCGGCGCACTCCTTGAGCGCCACGACCGTGACCTCGTGGTAAGCAACCACGGCTTCATCCTGGAGGAATTGCACAAGCGGCTGGAACTGGAGCGTGACCGGTTGGCGCGCGGCGCCTTCGTCAACCTGCTCGACACTGGAGTGATGCGCTTCATCGTGGCCGCCGAAGACTTCGGCTTCAACAGGCTGCCCCGGCAAATCAAGGCCGTTCCCGCCACGCAAGCCAACCGCGTTGACGGCACCCAGTACCTGCTCAATCTGTTCGACCGCACCGACGACAACGAACTGAACGCCTTGGAGAATCGCGTGGCGACCTTCCTCGACCAGCAGGAACGCCTGTTCTTCTGGTACCGCAACCGCGCGCGCCAGGACTACTACGTGCAGGGCTGGAAGCGAGGCAAGATTTACGCCGACTTCATATTCACGCTGAAGCCCGACGACCCGGACGCCACCGACCCGTTCCACCAGGTGTTCGTGGTCGAGACCAAGGGCCTCCACCTCAAGGAAGCCGCCGACACCGAGTACAAGCGCTCGGTCTTCGACATCTGCTCCCGCCACGCCACCCGCCGCGACTGGGCAGAGTTCGTTCCGGCGATGCGTGGCCGACCCATGCGCTTCGAGGTGGTCGACGAAGCCGAATGGCAGCGCCGCCTCACCGAGTTGCTCACAGGTTGA
- a CDS encoding site-specific DNA-methyltransferase — MAALKALLPTYHNKVKCIYIDPPYNTGNEGWAYNDNVNSPMMQDWLGKTVDRDDLTRHDKWCCMMLPRLKLLRELLRQDGVIFVSIDDNEVHNLRCLMDEVFGEENFVATAIWQKNFSPKNSARQFSEDHDFVVIYAQDSQQWTPHLLERSEQATSRYKNPDDDPRGDWSSSDLTARNFYSLGTYEVISPSGRTFGPSMGRYFLMSQARFAELDQDNRIWWGPDGDSMPRLKRYLSEVKTGVVPRTLWPHTEVGHTQDAKRELVSVLNFERSEDVFNTVKPTGLIRRILEIATDRDSVVLDSFAGSGTTAHAVLALNQEDGGNRRFVLIECEDYADSITAERVRRVIKGVPSARDASLKAGLGGSFSYFELGSPMQQESLLSGRDLPDYEALAGYVFFTATGEQFDPRKVNRDTGLIGRSRRGDVYLIYEPDRERIKDLALTLDFARSLPRPKGANRLVFAPTKYLDQEFLDLYRITFCQLPFQIYQAIDALADGGVRQET, encoded by the coding sequence TTGGCGGCGCTGAAGGCTCTGCTGCCGACCTACCACAACAAGGTCAAGTGCATCTACATCGATCCTCCATACAACACAGGTAATGAGGGATGGGCCTACAACGACAACGTCAACTCGCCGATGATGCAGGACTGGCTCGGCAAGACCGTTGACCGCGATGACCTGACCCGCCACGACAAGTGGTGCTGCATGATGCTGCCGCGCCTGAAACTGCTGCGAGAGTTGCTCCGACAAGACGGCGTCATATTCGTCTCGATTGACGACAACGAAGTCCACAACCTGAGATGCCTCATGGACGAGGTGTTCGGCGAGGAGAACTTCGTAGCGACTGCAATCTGGCAGAAGAACTTCTCACCGAAGAACAGCGCCAGACAGTTTTCGGAAGACCACGACTTCGTGGTCATCTACGCCCAGGACTCTCAGCAGTGGACACCACACCTCCTTGAGCGAAGCGAGCAGGCAACAAGCCGATACAAGAACCCGGACGACGATCCTCGTGGCGACTGGTCATCGAGCGATTTGACCGCGCGGAATTTCTACAGCCTTGGTACATACGAAGTGATCAGCCCATCAGGGAGGACGTTCGGACCATCGATGGGCAGGTACTTCCTGATGTCGCAAGCGCGGTTTGCAGAGCTTGATCAGGACAATCGTATCTGGTGGGGACCTGACGGCGACAGTATGCCTCGCCTCAAGCGCTATCTGTCTGAGGTAAAGACGGGCGTCGTGCCGCGGACGTTGTGGCCTCACACTGAGGTTGGGCACACGCAGGATGCCAAGAGGGAGCTGGTGTCAGTTCTGAACTTCGAAAGATCGGAGGACGTGTTCAATACCGTGAAGCCTACCGGTCTCATTCGACGCATCCTCGAAATCGCGACTGACCGGGATTCTGTCGTCCTTGACTCGTTCGCAGGATCGGGCACCACGGCGCACGCGGTTCTCGCCCTCAACCAGGAGGACGGCGGCAACCGGCGGTTCGTGTTGATCGAATGTGAGGACTACGCGGATTCGATTACCGCCGAGCGGGTGCGGCGGGTGATCAAGGGTGTGCCGTCTGCCAGGGATGCCAGCCTGAAGGCGGGGCTCGGTGGCTCGTTCAGCTACTTCGAGCTCGGTTCGCCGATGCAGCAGGAGTCGCTGCTTTCCGGGCGCGATCTACCGGATTACGAGGCGCTGGCGGGTTACGTGTTCTTCACCGCCACCGGGGAGCAGTTCGATCCGCGCAAGGTCAACCGTGACACCGGACTGATCGGCCGCAGCCGCCGCGGCGACGTGTACCTGATCTACGAGCCGGACCGCGAGCGGATCAAGGACTTGGCGCTCACGCTCGACTTCGCTCGCTCGCTGCCCAGGCCGAAGGGGGCCAACCGGCTGGTGTTCGCACCGACCAAGTACCTGGACCAGGAGTTTCTGGACCTGTACCGCATCACGTTCTGCCAGTTGCCGTTCCAGATCTACCAGGCGATCGACGCCTTGGCGGACGGCGGCGTGCGGCAGGAGACATGA
- a CDS encoding Uma2 family endonuclease — MSSSMAAPVAVEYPDSDGKPLPDSDFQFDDLIYARERLRIYYRHDDVYVGGNLLIYYEQGNPRASVAPDVFVVLGVPNHKRRSYLLWAEGKVPDFVLEIASHSTWAEDRGPKRELYRRLGVTEYWQYDPTGDYLEPVLQGLELVAGKYVPIAGRKTAGGLPALPSRVLGLELHATEDGLRFPDPVTGKYLVSHAEDAEPRAAAEGRATAEAEARAAAEARATAEAEARAAAEARATAEAEARAAAEARVAELEARLRKRGDPER; from the coding sequence ATGAGCAGCTCCATGGCCGCTCCGGTCGCGGTCGAGTACCCGGACTCGGACGGTAAGCCGTTGCCGGACAGCGATTTCCAATTCGACGACCTGATCTACGCGCGTGAGCGGTTGCGTATCTACTACCGCCACGATGACGTGTACGTCGGCGGCAACCTGCTGATCTACTACGAACAAGGCAATCCGCGAGCGTCGGTGGCGCCGGACGTGTTCGTAGTGCTGGGAGTGCCGAATCACAAGCGGCGCTCCTACCTGCTGTGGGCGGAGGGCAAGGTGCCGGACTTCGTGCTGGAGATCGCGTCGCACAGCACGTGGGCCGAGGACCGGGGGCCGAAGCGGGAGCTGTATCGGCGGTTGGGCGTCACGGAGTATTGGCAGTACGACCCGACGGGCGATTATCTGGAGCCGGTGTTGCAGGGGCTGGAGCTGGTGGCGGGCAAGTACGTGCCGATCGCGGGGCGCAAGACGGCCGGGGGGCTGCCGGCGCTGCCGAGCAGGGTCCTGGGGCTGGAGTTGCACGCCACGGAGGACGGGTTGCGGTTCCCGGATCCGGTGACGGGGAAGTACCTGGTCTCGCATGCGGAGGACGCGGAGCCACGAGCAGCGGCCGAAGGGCGGGCGACGGCAGAAGCGGAGGCACGAGCAGCGGCCGAAGCGCGGGCGACGGCAGAAGCGGAGGCGCGGGCCGCGGCGGAAGCGCGGGCGACGGCAGAAGCGGAGGCGCGCGCCGCGGCGGAGGCGCGGGTCGCGGAACTGGAGGCCCGGCTGCGCAAGCGCGGTGATCCTGAACGGTGA